In Halobacillus amylolyticus, the following proteins share a genomic window:
- a CDS encoding M24 family metallopeptidase produces MNKLENLRQAIMDQKLDGLLIMSGQNRRYVTNFTGSSGAVLITARDAVFITDFRYTEQASEQAKGFTIVEHKVPMHEEVASQVKRLGLTNLGFEQDHVTYTQYDVYRQQLDAELIPTSGLVEKLRLIKTDEELTILKDAVKIADDAFEHILGYIKPGVKEIDVSNELEFFMRKQGATSSSFDIIVASGYRSALPHGVASQKEIQSGELVTLDFGALYQGYCSDITRTVAVGEISDELKEIYSTVLQAQIKGMEGIKSGITGKEADALTRDYIEEKGYGEYFGHSTGHGIGLDVHEGPGLSFRTDQMLEAGMVVTVEPGIYVPNVGGCRIEDDTVVTTTGNERLSHSRKELIIL; encoded by the coding sequence ATGAATAAGTTAGAGAATTTGCGTCAAGCCATTATGGATCAAAAACTTGATGGTTTACTCATTATGAGCGGTCAAAACCGCCGCTACGTAACGAACTTTACCGGCTCATCTGGTGCTGTTTTAATTACAGCTCGGGATGCTGTTTTCATTACTGATTTTAGGTATACTGAACAGGCATCAGAACAAGCGAAAGGCTTTACTATTGTGGAGCATAAGGTCCCAATGCATGAGGAGGTTGCGTCACAGGTTAAAAGGTTAGGCTTAACGAATCTAGGATTTGAGCAGGACCATGTTACATACACTCAATATGATGTCTATCGTCAGCAGCTAGACGCGGAACTTATACCTACTTCTGGTTTAGTTGAAAAGTTACGCTTAATTAAGACAGATGAGGAGCTTACTATATTAAAGGATGCTGTGAAGATTGCGGATGATGCATTTGAACATATTTTAGGCTACATTAAGCCTGGAGTGAAGGAAATTGATGTTTCTAACGAGTTAGAATTTTTCATGAGAAAACAAGGTGCCACTTCCTCAAGTTTTGATATCATCGTTGCTTCCGGCTATCGCTCAGCGCTTCCGCACGGGGTAGCTTCTCAAAAGGAAATACAATCAGGAGAGCTTGTTACATTAGATTTTGGAGCTCTTTATCAAGGGTATTGCTCAGATATTACACGTACCGTAGCTGTAGGTGAAATTAGTGATGAATTAAAGGAAATTTATAGTACGGTACTACAGGCACAGATCAAAGGTATGGAAGGCATTAAGTCAGGCATTACCGGTAAAGAAGCAGATGCGCTTACTCGTGATTATATTGAGGAAAAAGGGTATGGTGAATATTTTGGGCATTCTACAGGTCATGGCATTGGCTTAGATGTGCATGAGGGCCCTGGGTTATCATTTAGAACTGATCAGATGCTTGAGGCTGGTATGGTTGTGACGGTAGAACCGGGAATCTATGTACCTAACGTAGGCGGCTGCAGAATTGAGGATGATACCGTCGTAACTACGACGGGTAATGAACGTCTCAGTCATTCTCGAAAAGAATTAATTATATTATAA
- the spoIIIAA gene encoding stage III sporulation protein AA, whose protein sequence is MKEIIRLFPEHYQPLLSNDVDWTSVQEIRLRVHQRLEVLDSTDVHTFPNLQLSQADLTYVLNQISQFSLYRLQDEIKEGFITIEGGHRVGLAGKANTINHDIDTLKHISFMNIRIARPSVNRAEQFLPHLLMRGEWMNTLIIGPPHSGKTTLLRELSKSIGSGTTLKRASKVALIDERSELAACHRGIPQLDVGERTDVMDACPKAEGMMMMIRSMSPDLILVDELGGEKDAEAVREATFTGVKVICSIHGGSLETVMKRRAANGLITDQIFDRYIVLNRLTPHRPSSIRILNAQGAQITSFEGELAMGWIGALIVLTVSTWVGFDIAAKFKKRPGQIRQWKSALQMIEAEMVYGQSSLWEVCERISNQLPTPICEFFSNLLSEKETCTNFAELWETKLQKHGHGNALTKTDSDIVAQFGSTLGQHDLLQQQKQIKLTLHHLDLQLNDAIESSGKHQKVARGMGVLSGLLVIILLI, encoded by the coding sequence ATGAAAGAGATTATTCGGTTGTTTCCAGAACATTATCAACCTCTCCTATCAAATGATGTTGATTGGACTAGTGTACAAGAAATAAGATTACGGGTTCATCAACGACTGGAGGTGCTAGATTCAACAGACGTTCATACATTTCCAAATTTACAGCTGTCGCAAGCCGATTTGACTTATGTATTAAATCAAATTAGTCAATTTTCTCTATATCGACTTCAGGATGAAATAAAAGAGGGATTCATCACCATTGAAGGTGGACATCGGGTTGGATTAGCAGGAAAAGCGAACACCATCAATCATGATATTGACACATTAAAGCATATTTCATTTATGAATATTCGCATAGCACGTCCTTCTGTGAATCGAGCGGAACAGTTCTTGCCACATTTGCTTATGCGGGGAGAGTGGATGAATACATTAATTATCGGTCCCCCTCATTCAGGAAAAACAACATTGCTTCGAGAGCTTTCTAAATCCATCGGTTCAGGAACAACATTAAAAAGGGCATCAAAGGTTGCTTTAATTGATGAACGGTCAGAGCTTGCAGCCTGTCACCGAGGTATTCCACAACTAGACGTTGGGGAACGGACAGATGTGATGGATGCCTGCCCTAAAGCTGAAGGCATGATGATGATGATCCGTTCCATGTCCCCTGATCTTATTTTAGTAGACGAATTAGGTGGAGAAAAGGATGCTGAAGCAGTTAGGGAGGCAACGTTTACAGGAGTAAAAGTCATTTGTAGCATTCATGGGGGCAGTCTTGAGACAGTTATGAAGCGGAGGGCTGCAAACGGATTAATAACAGATCAGATATTTGATCGATATATTGTGCTTAATCGCTTAACCCCTCATAGGCCAAGCTCTATTCGTATTCTTAACGCGCAAGGAGCGCAAATTACTTCCTTTGAAGGGGAGTTGGCAATGGGTTGGATCGGCGCCTTAATCGTATTAACGGTTAGTACATGGGTTGGATTTGACATAGCTGCCAAATTTAAAAAACGTCCTGGTCAAATTAGGCAATGGAAGAGTGCTTTACAAATGATCGAAGCAGAAATGGTTTATGGACAGTCTTCTCTTTGGGAAGTATGTGAGCGAATCTCAAACCAGCTCCCCACTCCCATTTGTGAGTTTTTTTCCAACTTATTATCAGAGAAAGAAACGTGTACCAATTTTGCAGAACTATGGGAAACGAAGCTTCAAAAGCATGGGCATGGAAATGCCTTAACAAAAACGGATTCAGATATAGTAGCTCAATTTGGGAGCACTTTAGGACAGCACGATCTCCTTCAGCAACAGAAGCAAATAAAGTTAACTCTTCATCATCTCGATCTGCAACTTAATGATGCAATCGAATCTTCAGGTAAACATCAGAAGGTAGCGCGGGGGATGGGGGTCTTAAGTGGGCTGTTAGTCATTATATTACTCATTTGA